The nucleotide sequence CAAGGATGTCGGCGTGGCCATCCGCTTCCTCGCGGAGTCCGTCGCCGGCCCGTTCCGCGACCCACTGCTGGGGCTGCTCTTTGCCGTGGCCTGCGTGCTTCTCATCGCGTGCGCCAACGTTGCCAACCTGCTGCTGGCGCGCACCAGCGCCCGCCGCCGCGAGTACGCGGTGCGCGCCGCCTTGGGCGCCAGCCGAGGCCAGCTCCTCCGGCAGACCCTCGTCGAGAGCCTGCCCCTCGCTCTGCTCGGCGGGGGCGCCGGCCTCGTCGTCGCCGTCTGGGGCCTCGACGGCCTGCTCGCCATCCTGCCTCAGGACGCTGTGCCGGCCGAGGCGCAGATCCGCGTCAACGGCCCGGTCATGCTCTTTTCCCTCGCCGTCACCCTTGGGACGCTGCTGCTCTTCGCCCTCTTCCCGGCGCTGGAAGGCTCCCGCGCCGCCGTCAGCCCCGCCCTCTCCGAGGGCAGCCGCGGCACGGCCAGCCGGGCCACGGGTCGGATCCGCGCCGGCCTCATCATCGCGGAGGTTGCCCTCTCCCTCATGCTGCTGGTCGGGGCCGGCCTGCTTATCCGCAGCCTGCAGCAAATCAGCGCGGTCGATGTCGGCTTCGACCGGCACAACCTCCTCGCCATCCCCCTCCAGCTCCCCGAGGCGCGTTACGCCGGCAGCGAGCAGGCCACGACCTTCTTCGAGGACGCCGTGACCCGCCTGCAGGACCTGCCCGCAATCGCCGCGGTCGCCGCGACCACAAACGCACCCTTTATCGGCGGCTCGGGCATGCCGCTGGCCGTCGAGGGCCGGGCCTACCAGGACCTCAACGAGATCCGCGGCGTTCAGTTCTCGCTCGTGACCCGCGACTACTTCCGCGCCCAGGGCCTGCCGCTGCGCCGCGGCCGCGTGTTCGATGACACCGACCGGGCCGGCTCCCAGCCGGTGATCATCCTCAACGAGGCCGCCGCGAAGGAATTCCTCCCCGGGGTCGACCCCCTCGGCAAGCGCGTGATGCTCGGCGCCCCCGAGCATCTGCTCACGCCTGGCATGCTCCCGCCCGGATTCGATACTTTCCAATGGGCCACCGTCGTCGGCGTTGTGCGCGACGCCCGTCATTTCGGCCAAGCCGGCGATCCGCCGCCCGCCGCCTTCATCCCCGTGCGGCAGGGCTGGGACTACCCGCAGATGCGCCGCTTCATGATCTTGCTCATCCGCACCCACGGCGAGCCCACCGCCGCCGTGCCCGTCCTGCGCGAGATTCTCAAGTCCCTCGATCGCAATCTGCCCGTCGAGCGCATCTCGCCCATGGACTCGCTCATCTCCGACACCCTCCAGGGCACCCGCTTCAACACCGTGCTCCTTGGCCTCTTCGCCGGCGTGGCCCTCGCCCTCTCCGCCGTTGGCATCTACGGCGTGGTCGCTTGGAACGTCACCCAGCGCACCCGCGAGATCGGTGTGCGTCTCGCGCTCGGCGCCAACCGCGGCAACGTGCTCCGCCTCGTTGTCGGCCAGTCCATGCGCGTGGTCGGAGTCGGTATCGTCCTCGGCGTGGCCGGCGCCATCGCCGTCGCCCATGTGATGCGGAGCACGCTCTTCGGTATCAGTACCTTCGACCCGGTGACCTTCTGCGCCGTGGTCAGCCTCCTCGCGGCCGCCGCCCTGCTCGCCTGCTGGCTCCCCGCCCGCCGGGCCACCAAGGTCGACCCCATGGTCGCCCTGCGCTCGGAGTAAGCCGCCCGGCCCCTACCCACCCGCTCCCGCATGATCTCGGAATTGAAATTCGCCGTCCGCCAGCTCCTCAAGTCCCCGGGCTTCACCGCCATCGCCCTCCTGACCCTCACCCTCGGCATCGGCGTGAACACGGCCATGTTCACCGTGGTCAACACGCTACTCTTCCAGCCGGCGCCGTATCCGGATTCCGCCCAGGTGGTCCGGGTCTACGGGACCAACGCCCAAGGTGATGCCTGGCCGCACTCGCTGCCCGACTTGCGTGACCTCGGCACACAGGGCCAGACCTTCGCCTCGGTCACGCCTTACCAGTGGTGGATCTTCAGCCTCGCCGAACCCGGCCAGCCGGCCGAGGCGCTCAACGGCGTCGTCGCCGCCGCCAACCTCTTTGACACCCTCGGGCTCCAACCCGTGCTCGGCCGCGCGTTCACAGCCGAGGAACAGCAGGCCGGCCGCGACACCGTCGCGGTGCTCAGCGACGCTTGCTGGCGCCGCAAGTTCGGCGCCGATCCCGGCATCATCGGACGCTCGCTGCGGATCGGCGGCGAAAGCGTCACCATCATCGGCGTCATGCCCGCTCAGGCCGAGTATCCGACGTTCTGGGGTCCGATCGACGTGTGGCGCCCCCTGCCGCTGGCGGAGGGTTGGCGCGAGGACCGTTCCGTGTCCTGGCTGCAGGCCGTGGCCCGGCTCAAACCGGGTGTGTCGCGGACCGAGGCCCAGGCTGAATCCACGGTCATTGCCGGCCGTCTGGCCCTCCAATATCCCGGCTCCAATGCCGGCAAGGGCGTGCGGCTGGTCCCGCTGGTCGGCTCCGAGGTCGCGGTCGTGCACCGCCGGCTCATCTGGCTGACGCTGGGGCTCGCCGGTTTCGTGCTGCTCATCGCCTGCGCCAATCTCGGCAACCTGCAGTTGGCGCGCAGCGCGGGCCGCGCCCGGGACTTCGCCATTCGGGCCGCCCTCGGCGCCTCCCGGCCGGCCCTGATGCGCCGGCTGCTCGTGGAAAACCTGCTCCTGGGCCTGGCCGGCGGCGGACTCGGCCTCCTGGCCGCGCAGTTCCTCACCTCCTTCCTCGCCCCGCACCTGTTTGCCGGCAAGACGGCGAACGCCGTTTTCCAGACCGACGGTCGGGTGTTCGCCTTCGCCCTCGGGGTGGCGGTCCTCGCTGGCCTCCTGTCCGGTGGCATCCCGGCGTGGCTGGCCAGCCGGACCGACGTGAATCTGGCGCTCAAGCAGCAGTCTCGCGGCGCCACCGGTGACCGCGGTCGCCAACGCGGCCGCCAGGCCCTGATCGTCAGTCAGATCGCATTCTCCGTCGTGCTGCTCGCCGGCTCGGCCTTTTTTCTCCGTGGCCTGCAGCGCTACCTGACGCAGGATCCGGGCTGGCGTGTCGAAGGCCTGGTTCGCGGCACCATGACCCTGACCGAGCTGAAATATCCGACCGAAGCATCCCGCCGCCTCTTCCACCAACGGCTGATGGAGCGGGTGGCCCGCCTGCCCGGCGTCGAGGGGGCGGCGCTCACCGTCTCGTTGCCGTTACGCGACTACACCACCCCGATGGGCTTCGTACCCGAGGGCCGGGAGGAGCCGCGGCCCGGGCACGAGCCCTTCGCCTTCCACAACATCGTAAGCGCGGACTACTTTTCGCTGCTGGGCATCCGCCTCGTCGAGGGCCGCGCCTTCGCTCCCGCCGAGCCGCCCGCGGGCAGCCCGCACCAGATTATCATCAGCGAGTCGATCGCACGCCAGTTCTGGCCGGGCGAGAGCGCGATCGGACGCCGGATCCGGGAGGTTGATCCCCAGGGCCGGCCCCACTGGGAGGTCATCGGCGTGGTGCGGGACGTCGGCCTGGCCGGCAACGTGGACACCCCGGCAACCCACTACCAGATCTACCATAACATGGCGCAGAATCCCTGGGGTTATTTCACGCTCGTGGCGCGCAGCCGGAACCCCGCCACGCTGGCGGATCCCCTGCGCCGGGCGGTCGCCGAACTCGACCCCGACCTACCCGTTGTGGAACTGCGCACCGTTCAGGAGACCGTGGCCGGCGCCCTGCACGATCTCCAGGTGACCAACAAGCTGCTCGCCGCGTTCGCCGGGCTCGGACTCTGCCTCGCGGCGCTCGGCATCTATGGCGTGATCTCCGGGCTCGTCGCGATGCGCATCCAGGAATTCGGCATCCGCCTCGCGTTGGGTGCGCAGCCGGAGCATGTGCTTCGCATCGTGCTGGGCAACGGCGTCCGCCTCGCTGGACTGGGCACGGCCCTGGGTCTGGGCCTGGCCGCTCTCCTCCTGCCCTCCCTGAGCGCCGCGTTTCCCGGCCTGCCCGGTCTCGACGTACCCGCCTTCCTCGCCGTCGTCGCCCTCCTGCTGGCCGTGACCCTCGTCGCCTGCTGGCTCCCCGCCCGCCGTGCCACCAAGGTCGACCCCATGGTCGCCCTGCGCGCGGAGTGACTGGCCGGTTCCGACACGAGTCACCCCACCCCAACAAGCCTGCCTGATGCCACCCGAATTCAAGTCCGCCGTCCGCCACCTCTGGCGCCAGCCCGGCTTCACGCTCCTGGCGGTGCTCTCCCTGGGCACGGCGATCGGCGTCAACTCCGCCATGTTCTCCATCGTGAACGGGTTCCTCCTCCGTGAGACGACCACGCACGAACCGGAAAATTACGTGGCCGTATTTCACGCGACGCGCGACGCGCGGCGGGACTACCGCCCTTTCTCCCACGCTGAGTTTGCCGCCTTGCGGGCGGATCAGGCGGTCTTCGCCGATGTGTCGGCCGCCGCCTACAGCCAGGTCGCGCTCGGTGATCCCGGCGAAATCCGCCGGGCGTTCGCCTTCCTGGTTTCCGACAACTTCTTCGCCCTCGCCGCCGCCCGGCCCGCCCTCGGCCGGTTTTTCACCGCGGCAGAAACCTCCCCCGGTGCGGGGCAGGCCGTCGTCGTTGCCAGTCACGCCCTTTGGCAAAGACTCGGCGGTCGCGCGGATTTCGTGGGCTCAGCCCTGCGGATCAATGGCCGCTTCTGCACCGTCATCGGCATCGCCCCGCCCGGCTTCAGCGGGGCCAGCCCCCTGCTCGCCCCGGAGGTCTGGCTGCCGCTTGGTTTCTTCTCCGCCTCGGCCCCGGCTTTTGCCGAAACACGGCGGAGCCCGGACCTCTCGGACCCGCGCAACCATGTGCTCAACCTCTTTGCGCGACTCGACCCCGGCCTCACGCGCGCCACGGCTGCCACCCGGCTCCCGGCGGTGGCCGGCCGCCTGGCCCGACTCGACCCTGATCCCGGCACCGAACGCGAGATCGTCCTCGCGCGGCCCTTCGGCATCGCCCCGCAGCCGGTTCGCGACAACGCCTTCGCCTCCCT is from Lacunisphaera limnophila and encodes:
- a CDS encoding ABC transporter permease, whose amino-acid sequence is MKFAVRQLLKSPGFTAIALLTLTLGIGVNTAMFTVVNTLLFQPAPYPDSAQVVRVYGTNAQGDAWPHSLPDLRDLGTQGQTFASVTPYQWWIFSLAEPGQPAEALNGVVAAANLFDTLGLQPVLGRAFTAEEQQAGRDTVAVLSDACWRRKFGADPGIIGRSLRIGGESVTIIGVMPAQAEYPTFWGPIDVWRPLPLAEGWREDRSVSWLQAVARLKPGVSRTEAQAESTVIAGRLALQYPGSNAGKGVRLVPLVGSEVAVVHRRLIWLTLGLAGFVLLIACANLGNLQLARSAGRARDFAIRAALGASRPALMRRLLVENLLLGLAGGGLGLLAAQFLTSFLAPHLFAGKTANAVFQTDGRVFAFALGVAVLAGLLSGGIPAWLASRTDVNLALKQQSRGATGDRGRQRGRQALIVSQIAFSVVLLAGSAFFLRGLQRYLTQDPGWRVEGLVRGTMTLTELKYPTEASRRLFHQRLMERVARLPGVEGAALTVSLPLRDYTTPMGFVPEGREEPRPGHEPFAFHNIVSADYFSLLGIRLVEGRAFAPAEPPAGSPHQIIISESIARQFWPGESAIGRRIREVDPQGRPHWEVIGVVRDVGLAGNVDTPATHYQIYHNMAQNPWGYFTLVARSRNPATLADPLRRAVAELDPDLPVVELRTVQETVAGALHDLQVTNKLLAAFAGLGLCLAALGIYGVISGLVAMRIQEFGIRLALGAQPEHVLRIVLGNGVRLAGLGTALGLGLAALLLPSLSAAFPGLPGLDVPAFLAVVALLLAVTLVACWLPARRATKVDPMVALRAE
- a CDS encoding ABC transporter permease, with amino-acid sequence MPPLLRFALRQLLKNPGFTATVTLVLALGIGATTAIFSVVHAVLLNPFPYQDGNQILFVGSSRLDQPGSQMPVAYPDYLEWRQQVKTVEHLGFASGSAVTLTGIPEPAVLRNGAISAAVWPLLGLPPVLGRVFTEAEDAVGAAPVAVLSHATWQRRFQGDPGVLGRLIILDGKSYTVIGVMPPVFKFWAADVWTPVGLQADTDIMRSRLMRMDTWVVTRARPGLGKDDVQTELDLLARQLALQFPETNKDVGVAIRFLAESVAGPFRDPLLGLLFAVACVLLIACANVANLLLARTSARRREYAVRAALGASRGQLLRQTLVESLPLALLGGGAGLVVAVWGLDGLLAILPQDAVPAEAQIRVNGPVMLFSLAVTLGTLLLFALFPALEGSRAAVSPALSEGSRGTASRATGRIRAGLIIAEVALSLMLLVGAGLLIRSLQQISAVDVGFDRHNLLAIPLQLPEARYAGSEQATTFFEDAVTRLQDLPAIAAVAATTNAPFIGGSGMPLAVEGRAYQDLNEIRGVQFSLVTRDYFRAQGLPLRRGRVFDDTDRAGSQPVIILNEAAAKEFLPGVDPLGKRVMLGAPEHLLTPGMLPPGFDTFQWATVVGVVRDARHFGQAGDPPPAAFIPVRQGWDYPQMRRFMILLIRTHGEPTAAVPVLREILKSLDRNLPVERISPMDSLISDTLQGTRFNTVLLGLFAGVALALSAVGIYGVVAWNVTQRTREIGVRLALGANRGNVLRLVVGQSMRVVGVGIVLGVAGAIAVAHVMRSTLFGISTFDPVTFCAVVSLLAAAALLACWLPARRATKVDPMVALRSE